Proteins from a genomic interval of Bdellovibrionales bacterium:
- a CDS encoding helix-turn-helix transcriptional regulator encodes MFFREIGPPATYAPTIKNCAVPETVRPTTSDLKRLWLLAMIFDFCAYKQNQARQDLFMGVCEFEISMSHSHKRKTFFSGETGLNFGAREHDKNGVPMDKKLEVKLGPTLIRLMNEQGLSLKELSFSAGVPLSTISHMRGNRQPRDISTVMAVAQALHVSLFYLLYGQDEPSQKSEFISELMAELFSGSFEVRVKKIRNKS; translated from the coding sequence TTGTTCTTTAGAGAAATTGGCCCGCCAGCGACGTACGCACCCACGATCAAGAACTGCGCCGTTCCCGAAACGGTGCGCCCCACGACCAGCGATCTCAAGCGCTTATGGTTGCTTGCAATGATTTTTGATTTTTGCGCGTACAAGCAAAATCAAGCGCGGCAGGATCTATTCATGGGCGTTTGTGAGTTTGAAATTTCAATGTCTCATAGCCACAAGAGAAAAACATTTTTCTCTGGGGAAACTGGCCTGAACTTCGGCGCACGCGAACACGATAAAAACGGAGTCCCGATGGATAAAAAGCTGGAGGTAAAATTAGGGCCGACCTTGATTCGGCTGATGAACGAACAAGGGCTGTCGCTCAAAGAGCTGTCATTTTCTGCCGGTGTCCCACTATCCACGATCTCCCACATGAGGGGCAATCGTCAGCCGCGGGACATTTCAACCGTGATGGCTGTCGCGCAAGCCCTTCATGTTTCACTTTTCTATTTGCTCTATGGACAGGATGAGCCGTCGCAAAAAAGTGAGTTCATCAGCGAATTGATGGCGGAGCTATTCTCTGGATCTTTTGAAGTCAGGGTTAAAAAAATACGAAACAAGTCTTGA
- a CDS encoding transposase produces the protein MKRSTRQRKQSANQIQQLLGEDNFALKVAQTIRWGKASIDSLNHEIGRMLVESILLMDRENIAGPDYAPTGDIYKWASQRGSAFIGDQKVAVMVPRLRGTRGEVTLPSYAKLRERGQFSEELLTKMMSGLSARRYSETVQDAAHAFGVSPSSVSRHFVEATSKQLKQFLERDLSEFDPFAIMLDSVHRGGVAFITALGISVAGKKMVLGYWEGATENSDICNELLADLEHRNLNLTARVLFVTDGGKGLIKTLRNKFGKKLIHQRCTIHKDHNLQKHLAKKYRKRIHQQYVAALGHGKYEDAKAALETLEQELMLINSSAAMSLREALPELLTLHILNVHKDLYKALHTTNGIENLFSSVRHREHNIKNYNPEYRGKRRKGKLSQRWLAAVFLKAEENFRTVKGYMHIKTVIARIEKLQMETVDKKIGKAA, from the coding sequence ATGAAAAGAAGTACCAGACAGAGAAAGCAATCCGCAAATCAAATTCAGCAGCTGTTGGGCGAAGACAATTTTGCATTGAAAGTTGCTCAGACAATCCGTTGGGGAAAAGCATCGATCGACTCACTGAATCACGAAATAGGACGGATGTTGGTGGAGTCGATCCTGCTGATGGATCGGGAAAATATAGCAGGTCCCGATTACGCGCCGACAGGGGATATTTATAAGTGGGCCTCCCAGCGAGGGTCTGCGTTTATAGGTGACCAGAAAGTGGCGGTCATGGTGCCGCGACTTCGCGGCACTCGGGGTGAGGTCACTCTTCCCAGCTATGCAAAGCTCAGAGAACGTGGTCAGTTCTCAGAGGAGCTGCTGACGAAGATGATGTCAGGCTTATCGGCGCGCCGCTATAGCGAAACTGTACAAGACGCCGCACACGCGTTTGGAGTGTCGCCATCGTCGGTCTCACGCCACTTTGTCGAGGCCACAAGCAAACAGTTGAAACAATTTTTAGAGCGAGATCTCTCTGAATTTGATCCCTTTGCCATCATGCTGGACAGCGTTCATCGCGGAGGAGTTGCATTTATCACCGCGCTTGGAATTTCAGTTGCGGGAAAGAAAATGGTGTTGGGCTACTGGGAAGGCGCCACGGAGAATAGCGACATTTGCAATGAATTATTGGCGGATCTTGAACATCGCAATCTCAACTTGACCGCACGGGTGCTATTTGTAACTGACGGAGGCAAAGGTCTTATTAAGACTCTTCGCAACAAGTTCGGAAAGAAACTCATCCATCAACGTTGCACAATTCACAAGGATCACAATCTACAAAAGCACCTCGCCAAGAAATACCGCAAGCGGATCCATCAACAATACGTGGCGGCTCTTGGGCATGGGAAATATGAAGACGCCAAGGCGGCACTGGAGACTTTGGAGCAGGAATTGATGCTAATCAATAGCTCAGCTGCGATGTCTCTCAGAGAGGCCCTTCCAGAGCTTTTAACCTTGCATATTTTGAACGTGCATAAGGATCTTTATAAAGCTCTTCATACAACAAATGGAATCGAGAATCTATTCTCGTCGGTTCGTCATCGAGAACACAACATCAAGAATTATAACCCAGAATACAGAGGGAAGCGGCGAAAAGGAAAACTCTCGCAACGCTGGTTGGCGGCCGTGTTCCTGAAAGCGGAGGAAAACTTCCGTACGGTGAAGGGATACATGCACATCAAAACTGTGATCGCAAGAATTGAAAAATTGCAAATGGAAACCGTTGACAAAAAAATAGGAAAGGCAGCATAG
- a CDS encoding transposase, with amino-acid sequence MNNRLRLEIAEPIWKEMKEWAERHQPKVPVKSKIGGALRYFLNEYEYLTGYLKDGRLEADNGFTERAIRKYAIGRNAWLFSDTPAGAEASSVMYSFTVTAKINGVNPYAAMVRLLSELPLAKSLEDFERLAEIILSPDSRA; translated from the coding sequence TTGAATAACCGCCTGAGGCTGGAAATAGCTGAGCCCATTTGGAAAGAGATGAAGGAGTGGGCTGAAAGGCATCAGCCAAAGGTTCCAGTAAAAAGCAAGATCGGAGGGGCCCTCCGCTACTTTTTGAATGAGTATGAGTACCTGACAGGCTACCTCAAGGATGGGCGTCTGGAGGCGGACAATGGCTTTACGGAGAGAGCGATCCGCAAGTATGCCATCGGCAGGAATGCGTGGCTGTTTTCCGACACACCCGCGGGGGCCGAGGCCAGCAGTGTCATGTACAGCTTCACGGTAACAGCCAAAATCAATGGGGTGAATCCCTACGCGGCCATGGTTCGACTGCTCAGTGAGCTACCACTGGCCAAATCCCTCGAAGACTTCGAGCGCCTCGCTGAGATCATTTTATCACCTGATTCTCGAGCCTGA
- a CDS encoding IS66 family transposase, translating to MQPRELFSKQEELSSENEGLRARARLDEEKIKFLQSEVTWLHEQIRSLKRAQFGRKSESWVSPEQRVLYNEVELEVSKGTPEEDEAQVEVTVPSHKRQRGHRRPIPENLEREVVKIELPENERFSEEGQPLKVIGWEFSEKLKYEPAKVSVIRYERAKYGVDSGDYVKTAPPVPCVIPKGIATPELLAAIITSKYCDGLPLYRIEEIMERQGVDLPRSTMARWVVQVAQALVPVWNVLSDRLITSFYVAVDETQVQVLKENGRKAEDKSWMWVRSTPYGDKKIVLFDYRISRSQEAARQLLDGITGYLQCDGLNAYDVLEKQEGVIRIGCGMHSRRKFE from the coding sequence ATGCAGCCGCGAGAGCTATTTTCAAAACAAGAAGAGTTGTCCTCAGAGAATGAAGGCCTGAGAGCGCGTGCTCGTCTTGATGAAGAGAAGATCAAGTTCCTGCAAAGTGAGGTCACTTGGTTGCATGAGCAGATCCGTTCTCTCAAACGAGCGCAGTTTGGTAGAAAGTCGGAGTCTTGGGTGTCGCCCGAACAGAGGGTTCTCTACAACGAAGTGGAACTTGAAGTCTCCAAAGGGACACCCGAAGAGGATGAGGCGCAGGTCGAGGTCACGGTTCCTTCGCATAAGAGGCAGCGGGGTCATCGTCGTCCAATCCCCGAGAACCTTGAGCGGGAAGTGGTGAAGATCGAGCTTCCAGAAAACGAGCGTTTTTCTGAAGAGGGGCAACCTCTCAAGGTGATTGGCTGGGAGTTCTCGGAGAAGCTCAAGTATGAGCCAGCTAAAGTCAGTGTGATCCGCTATGAGCGGGCCAAGTATGGAGTGGATAGCGGGGACTATGTGAAGACCGCTCCGCCAGTGCCTTGCGTGATCCCTAAGGGGATTGCCACTCCCGAGTTGCTTGCCGCCATTATCACCTCCAAATATTGCGATGGACTTCCGCTGTATCGGATTGAGGAGATCATGGAGCGTCAGGGAGTTGATCTTCCCCGCAGCACGATGGCCCGCTGGGTGGTGCAAGTGGCGCAGGCTCTCGTGCCTGTCTGGAATGTTCTTTCAGACCGGCTGATAACCTCTTTTTATGTGGCCGTGGATGAGACGCAAGTGCAGGTTCTCAAAGAGAATGGCAGGAAGGCCGAAGACAAATCATGGATGTGGGTGAGGAGTACGCCCTACGGGGACAAGAAGATTGTTCTGTTTGATTACCGCATATCCCGGAGCCAGGAAGCGGCCAGGCAGCTTCTGGACGGAATTACAGGATATCTGCAATGTGACGGATTGAATGCCTATGATGTGTTGGAAAAACAAGAGGGCGTGATCCGCATAGGATGTGGGATGCACTCCCGCAGGAAATTTGAATAA
- the tnpB gene encoding IS66 family insertion sequence element accessory protein TnpB codes for MKSPSQFEGVFLHRDPVDLRRGIPGLSQIVESAQMGKLNGKNLFVFCGRRRHTIKILYFDRSGFCLWQKQLDVEKFPWPRKSLQEVVHISTEQLSWLLEGYDVWKMKPFSEINFERVC; via the coding sequence GTGAAATCTCCCAGTCAATTTGAGGGTGTTTTTCTGCATCGAGATCCTGTCGATTTGCGCCGTGGGATTCCGGGATTGAGTCAGATTGTGGAGAGTGCCCAGATGGGAAAGTTGAACGGGAAAAATCTTTTCGTGTTCTGTGGTCGACGACGGCACACGATCAAGATTCTGTATTTTGATCGAAGTGGGTTCTGTCTATGGCAAAAGCAATTGGATGTGGAAAAGTTCCCATGGCCGAGGAAATCTTTGCAGGAAGTAGTCCACATATCCACAGAGCAATTGAGCTGGCTTCTGGAAGGTTATGATGTTTGGAAAATGAAGCCATTTTCAGAAATAAATTTTGAAAGAGTCTGTTGA
- a CDS encoding DUF4105 domain-containing protein, whose product MRSLLLILFLFVFSPLVHAKVAYWGIVGIGRGNGVLGHSFLLVKERNQPFLIGDVYQYNISAKDGKALSPADVMANTGNLIFSLKQQKFLQIFNYYTSAENRIVALYELDMNEREVNDLASLLQADMADLKFPENHQYGLYNNCVTRPVELINRIVDGRRRIDYLGSNNASVREGSGILASIRGSILNRLPFFIANTLENHPISKGRVQLYESRTTRTARFFSSIKSDITKMGGECRWSRQTRDALEMYTILFLTEPNRYLLDPVIKLVNSCSAAQSVFAGTVLKLYQVMDDKYEAEKQKLYEIANQLGQK is encoded by the coding sequence ATGAGGTCTTTGCTGCTGATTTTATTTTTATTCGTATTTAGTCCGTTAGTGCACGCTAAGGTGGCGTACTGGGGTATTGTCGGCATTGGGCGTGGGAACGGAGTTTTGGGGCACTCGTTTCTTTTGGTTAAAGAAAGAAACCAGCCGTTTTTGATTGGTGATGTATACCAATATAATATTTCTGCAAAAGACGGTAAAGCTCTGTCTCCTGCGGATGTGATGGCCAATACCGGCAATCTAATTTTCTCACTTAAACAACAGAAGTTTCTACAGATTTTTAATTATTATACCTCCGCAGAAAATCGCATTGTCGCGCTTTATGAATTGGATATGAACGAGCGCGAAGTCAATGACTTGGCAAGTCTGCTTCAAGCCGACATGGCCGATCTGAAGTTTCCTGAAAATCATCAGTACGGACTTTATAATAATTGTGTGACTAGGCCTGTGGAGCTCATTAACAGAATAGTTGATGGACGAAGACGCATTGACTATCTTGGAAGCAATAATGCCTCAGTCAGAGAGGGTTCGGGGATTTTGGCATCGATTCGCGGTTCGATCTTGAATCGGCTTCCTTTTTTTATAGCCAATACACTTGAAAACCATCCGATCTCTAAGGGCCGCGTTCAGCTTTACGAAAGCAGGACAACACGAACCGCAAGATTTTTTTCTTCGATCAAAAGTGACATCACGAAAATGGGTGGAGAATGTCGATGGAGCCGTCAAACCAGAGATGCCCTTGAGATGTACACAATACTTTTTTTAACGGAACCTAATAGATATTTATTAGATCCTGTCATTAAGTTAGTGAACTCCTGCTCCGCCGCCCAATCCGTGTTCGCCGGAACTGTATTAAAACTTTATCAAGTGATGGACGATAAGTATGAAGCTGAAAAACAAAAGCTATATGAAATAGCGAATCAATTGGGGCAAAAATGA
- a CDS encoding nucleotidyl transferase AbiEii/AbiGii toxin family protein codes for MSKMISPEKIQLELNRLAKAAKTLSVNDLRMILALERVIARVENHKKLSKHFVFKGGFVLLKTVNSDRFTRDVDALAIGLSRKQVPGLVEDALSQDLQDGLWFGDVKTNDLVNQGPYGGYAFNAAFTIGKASSAKDPKIKKFSRIRIDVGFGDALDSVPEKQSMPSILASEAPVTWSVYPFEFIFAEKMEALFSRGSNNSRSKDIYDMQLIFGKIKDKKLLRKAIQKTFENRKTPIPDSFLATAQDFELTVLKKAWGSVELSTGEESFDDVWEKFLKVLRSLES; via the coding sequence ATGAGTAAGATGATTTCTCCCGAAAAAATTCAACTGGAACTTAACAGACTTGCCAAAGCTGCAAAGACTCTTTCGGTGAATGACCTTCGTATGATTTTGGCCTTAGAGCGTGTAATTGCGCGTGTGGAGAATCACAAAAAGTTGTCGAAGCATTTTGTTTTCAAGGGCGGATTTGTTTTACTTAAGACCGTCAATTCAGATCGCTTTACTCGTGATGTGGACGCTCTTGCCATCGGTCTTTCTCGAAAACAAGTTCCCGGCCTTGTGGAAGATGCTTTGTCTCAAGATTTGCAAGATGGGCTTTGGTTCGGCGACGTTAAGACTAATGACCTCGTAAATCAAGGGCCGTATGGTGGCTACGCTTTCAACGCTGCTTTCACTATTGGCAAAGCTTCATCGGCTAAAGATCCAAAAATCAAAAAGTTCTCTCGGATTCGTATTGACGTGGGATTTGGTGACGCTCTGGACTCGGTGCCAGAGAAACAATCCATGCCATCCATACTTGCAAGCGAAGCACCTGTCACTTGGTCGGTCTATCCATTTGAGTTTATCTTTGCCGAAAAAATGGAAGCCTTGTTTTCTCGCGGCAGCAATAATTCCCGATCAAAAGACATCTACGACATGCAGCTTATCTTTGGAAAAATCAAAGATAAGAAATTGCTCCGTAAGGCCATTCAAAAAACTTTTGAAAACCGCAAGACTCCGATCCCTGATTCATTCTTGGCAACCGCCCAAGATTTTGAATTGACCGTTTTAAAAAAGGCTTGGGGTTCAGTTGAGCTATCAACTGGCGAAGAATCTTTCGATGACGTTTGGGAAAAGTTTTTGAAGGTCTTGCGTTCTTTGGAGTCCTAA
- a CDS encoding type IV toxin-antitoxin system AbiEi family antitoxin domain-containing protein: protein MTKLPKVLQKGPFTYKQALASGLNLRAVRQLVADGQCYTIAKGVYMPTSVEYNEVNQFKAATLVVGEPSAICLVSALSVYGLTDIIPRKTWIIVPAKKRTQISSLKVLRQSDPQWNIGIDKKDGYSITSLERTLVESFCYKNMIGSTVPIEALREAVRKKLTTPSKVLDMAKKLKVVHRILPYLEAMA from the coding sequence ATGACAAAGCTACCAAAAGTCCTTCAGAAAGGGCCATTTACCTATAAGCAAGCCTTAGCCTCTGGACTCAACCTTAGGGCGGTTAGACAACTTGTAGCCGATGGGCAATGCTACACCATCGCTAAGGGCGTCTATATGCCCACGAGCGTGGAATACAATGAAGTAAACCAATTTAAGGCGGCAACCCTTGTTGTGGGAGAGCCTTCGGCAATTTGTTTGGTCTCAGCACTTTCGGTGTATGGACTAACCGATATCATTCCACGCAAGACATGGATCATAGTGCCCGCAAAAAAACGAACTCAAATATCAAGCCTTAAAGTTTTGCGCCAAAGCGATCCCCAATGGAACATAGGGATTGATAAAAAAGATGGCTACTCGATCACTTCTCTTGAGCGCACCCTTGTTGAATCTTTCTGCTACAAAAATATGATTGGCAGCACCGTCCCCATCGAAGCCCTGCGAGAAGCCGTCAGAAAAAAACTAACGACTCCTTCTAAAGTGCTCGATATGGCAAAAAAACTGAAAGTCGTTCACCGAATACTTCCGTACTTAGAGGCAATGGCATGA
- a CDS encoding PQQ-like beta-propeller repeat protein, translating to MESESGRLNWLLKPLFSVYLMICLFFLFKNNPYLYSTETLKSIFQKEQESLVHTVPAIEGIEGNPSDLSLTFNWRQNNGRTGTYNDQLTFGRKYGKLWIRDLWINGDEVFNKASFVWDDSGYYLTAGVPQLVKTDDKGQLVWKLSLANPQSIFKAVPILTKTRVYATTTDGRVFCLDKEKGRIIWTSKPVDEIRGAPVLVDGQIYFFGVHEENLKNKTHLFQANPWTGIVRQTSAEDVGSINPYPPTINEELNALYVGTEEGNLYAINYQSGKLLFKTSTSDKILSAILLAQKRLAFTTMDGKLVSVDARTGALVWETDLESASETTPSYVPTFDYLVAMTNNGYLQTIDFKTGEKQWKFLANSEGTTKHHTFSLRLNGPAMESYDLKWKNKGYVIFAPCASKKICVYSPDHGKVLARILLEGEMTSEPIFDGKDFIVTVKTEQNGAFKLMRMGESSGHLANPPSRASEAKISSEDHKGG from the coding sequence ATGGAATCTGAATCTGGGCGATTGAATTGGCTCCTTAAACCTTTGTTTTCTGTTTATCTCATGATCTGTTTGTTTTTTTTGTTTAAAAATAATCCGTACCTTTATTCTACCGAGACTCTCAAAAGCATTTTTCAAAAGGAGCAGGAAAGTCTCGTTCACACTGTCCCGGCCATCGAAGGAATCGAGGGAAACCCGTCCGATTTGAGTCTCACTTTTAATTGGCGCCAGAACAATGGTCGAACTGGAACCTATAATGATCAGCTCACTTTTGGACGAAAATATGGAAAGCTCTGGATTCGAGATCTATGGATTAACGGAGATGAAGTTTTCAACAAGGCTTCTTTCGTCTGGGACGACAGTGGTTATTATTTGACTGCGGGAGTTCCCCAGCTCGTAAAAACCGACGACAAGGGCCAACTTGTTTGGAAATTGTCTCTGGCAAACCCTCAGTCCATTTTCAAAGCCGTTCCCATTTTAACCAAAACTAGAGTGTACGCCACGACAACAGACGGCCGCGTTTTTTGCCTGGACAAGGAGAAGGGAAGAATAATTTGGACATCAAAACCCGTCGATGAGATTCGTGGAGCGCCCGTATTAGTGGATGGCCAAATCTATTTCTTTGGAGTCCATGAGGAAAATCTCAAAAATAAAACTCATCTTTTTCAAGCTAATCCTTGGACAGGAATCGTCAGACAAACCAGTGCTGAAGACGTTGGCTCTATTAATCCTTATCCTCCCACCATCAATGAAGAACTCAATGCGCTTTATGTGGGAACTGAAGAAGGGAACTTGTACGCAATCAATTACCAGTCAGGGAAACTTCTTTTTAAGACTTCCACCTCTGACAAAATTCTCTCTGCTATTCTGTTAGCACAGAAGAGACTGGCTTTTACGACAATGGATGGAAAGCTCGTTTCGGTAGATGCCCGAACGGGAGCTCTCGTCTGGGAAACCGACCTCGAATCGGCCTCCGAGACCACCCCCTCCTATGTTCCCACTTTTGATTATTTGGTTGCTATGACAAACAACGGTTATCTCCAGACCATTGATTTTAAAACCGGAGAAAAACAATGGAAGTTCCTAGCTAACAGTGAAGGCACCACCAAACACCACACCTTCAGTCTGCGACTCAACGGCCCCGCCATGGAAAGCTACGACCTCAAGTGGAAAAATAAGGGCTACGTTATCTTCGCTCCTTGCGCCTCAAAAAAAATCTGCGTGTACAGTCCGGATCATGGAAAGGTTCTAGCGCGAATCCTTCTTGAGGGCGAAATGACATCCGAACCCATATTTGATGGAAAAGACTTCATTGTCACAGTCAAAACGGAACAAAATGGGGCATTCAAATTGATGCGCATGGGTGAGTCGAGCGGGCACCTTGCCAACCCGCCCTCGCGGGCCTCTGAAGCTAAGATATCGAGTGAAGACCACAAAGGCGGGTGA